The Akkermansia sp. N21116 genome includes a region encoding these proteins:
- a CDS encoding RHS repeat-associated core domain-containing protein produces MLDETGRLVASYEYDPYGRTIIESGSCGHANPLGFSSEITDRETGTMYYNYRDYNPTDGRWLTRDPIGEQGGRNLYGFSRGNSVMYTDCLGLVWWGQQSPPPGQSVLSYKDIFYKADKCGHFRWDIQWEVSNGEESGVVYQDVVMITRLIVCESGEKRGENGRHQESWNMKGSMRDTWSLVNINERVETKTKGTAVFMAKAYYTSTKPSPSYTPNYYFYGIKIEPLCKNGICKADNQHDLQGLDPVYLSNSPTVQSNIIERTLTVTWDCCCRDSKTKLKKE; encoded by the coding sequence ATGCTCGACGAAACGGGAAGACTCGTGGCAAGCTACGAGTATGACCCCTATGGTCGCACGATCATCGAAAGCGGTTCTTGTGGCCACGCAAATCCGCTAGGTTTTTCCAGCGAAATAACCGACCGTGAAACAGGCACCATGTACTATAATTACCGAGACTACAACCCCACTGACGGTCGCTGGCTCACCCGCGACCCTATCGGGGAACAGGGAGGACGTAATTTGTACGGGTTTTCACGTGGAAATTCAGTGATGTACACAGATTGTCTCGGGCTTGTATGGTGGGGCCAACAATCTCCTCCTCCAGGTCAAAGTGTGTTATCGTATAAAGATATTTTTTATAAAGCTGATAAATGTGGACATTTTCGTTGGGATATTCAATGGGAAGTTTCCAATGGAGAAGAAAGTGGTGTTGTTTATCAAGATGTTGTAATGATTACAAGATTGATTGTGTGTGAATCGGGAGAAAAAAGAGGCGAGAATGGCCGCCATCAAGAAAGTTGGAATATGAAAGGATCAATGAGAGATACTTGGTCTTTGGTTAATATCAATGAAAGAGTTGAGACTAAAACAAAAGGAACTGCTGTATTTATGGCAAAAGCATATTATACATCAACTAAACCAAGTCCTTCTTATACTCCGAATTATTATTTTTATGGAATAAAAATTGAACCGCTCTGTAAAAATGGTATTTGCAAAGCCGATAATCAACATGATTTACAAGGTTTAGACCCCGTTTATTTGTCAAATTCTCCAACTGTTCAATCAAATATTATTGAAAGAACATTGACTGTTACATGGGATTGTTGCTGCCGTGATTCGAAAACAAAACTAAAAAAAGAATGA
- a CDS encoding ankyrin repeat domain-containing protein: MRINNILILSLITLCSCSERSAYNRNIDLDEQVRWYDGIKSNDKNAPWLKINTIRDLKEVLENGNNPNALLECEDSSISGVKKYYPLNLVKDESARRILIEAGADPNTMRYSEIESREEIEFMVNHGLKINEPNSHGEYPLMNRNIEIIKWLLTHGANPNVRYRDGDTLLHAVCGESRGVGPVNDELIDWGYPIVKALLEHGADVNAKDREGRTAITLLGPERNYDKIRNLLIKYGARKDDIDRFGYRPSAIN; this comes from the coding sequence ATGAGAATAAATAACATCCTCATATTATCCTTGATTACACTATGCTCGTGTTCAGAGAGATCTGCATATAATCGAAATATAGATTTGGATGAACAGGTAAGATGGTATGATGGTATCAAAAGTAATGATAAAAACGCGCCATGGTTGAAAATCAATACAATAAGAGATTTAAAGGAAGTTCTGGAAAATGGAAATAATCCTAATGCCCTTCTCGAATGCGAGGATTCATCAATATCGGGTGTGAAAAAATACTATCCATTGAATCTTGTGAAAGATGAATCTGCAAGAAGAATACTAATTGAAGCGGGAGCCGACCCAAATACAATGCGGTATTCAGAAATAGAAAGCAGGGAAGAAATAGAATTCATGGTGAACCATGGTCTTAAAATCAATGAACCGAATTCGCATGGAGAATACCCATTGATGAATAGAAACATTGAAATTATAAAATGGCTTTTAACCCATGGAGCAAATCCCAATGTTCGCTATCGTGATGGTGATACGCTCTTGCATGCTGTGTGCGGGGAATCTAGAGGAGTTGGGCCGGTTAATGATGAATTAATAGATTGGGGATATCCAATAGTAAAAGCATTACTGGAACATGGTGCTGACGTAAATGCAAAAGATAGGGAAGGAAGAACAGCAATAACTTTGCTGGGTCCGGAAAGGAATTATGATAAAATACGTAATTTATTGATTAAATATGGAGCCCGCAAAGATGATATAGATCGATTTGGCTATAGACCCTCAGCAATAAATTAG
- a CDS encoding RHS repeat-associated core domain-containing protein: MHAILWDPSEPEARRPLGLTTSDGTHYSYGHDFTKNVTEMLDETGRLVASYEYDPYGRTVIESGSCAHANPLGFSSEITDRETGTMYYNYRDYNPTDGRWLTRDPIGEQGGRNLYRFAGNNSLNRWNVYSLTLPIPNPEYLIPMPNGEYTSPGTPLARQPEQLIKSYRSMRITKI, translated from the coding sequence GTGCATGCGATTCTGTGGGATCCGTCGGAACCGGAGGCCAGGCGCCCGCTGGGTCTGACGACGTCCGATGGAACACACTACAGCTATGGTCACGATTTCACGAAAAACGTGACGGAAATGCTCGACGAAACGGGAAGACTCGTGGCAAGCTACGAGTATGACCCCTATGGTCGCACGGTCATCGAAAGCGGTTCTTGTGCCCACGCAAATCCGCTAGGTTTTTCCAGCGAAATAACCGACCGTGAAACAGGTACCATGTACTATAATTACCGAGACTACAATCCTACCGACGGCCGCTGGCTCACCCGAGACCCCATTGGGGAGCAGGGGGGGCGTAATTTGTACAGGTTTGCCGGAAATAATAGTCTGAATAGGTGGAATGTGTATAGTTTGACTCTACCTATCCCGAATCCAGAATATCTGATACCAATGCCAAATGGTGAGTATACTTCACCAGGTACTCCTCTTGCTAGACAGCCTGAGCAATTAATCAAAAGCTATAGATCCATGAGGATCACCAAAATTTAA
- a CDS encoding RHS repeat-associated core domain-containing protein codes for MTEILDEKGNLMASYEYDPYGRTIIESGSCALANPLGFSSEITDRETGTMYYNYRDYNPTDGRWLTRDTIGEISGYNLYRFVKNRININLDFIGLEEDSRGTDYDAAAPRPGSKKCIGFFEIEYPSMVGDLTQEQLDQLDAEIKRINNIVDKKSRKCYIVFLRREPINTESIKDLPWLADRAFLMAHTGKCSNGDILVNSGGKVIRVPNREPIVYIIGCHRATEVNGGKTIPISGAMQMLINKLKEIKGKDYCPCEEKILITGGSKDSGYY; via the coding sequence GTGACAGAAATTCTTGACGAAAAAGGGAATTTGATGGCAAGCTACGAGTATGACCCCTATGGCCGCACGATCATCGAAAGCGGTTCTTGTGCCCTTGCGAATCCGCTAGGTTTTTCCAGCGAAATAACCGACCGTGAAACAGGCACCATGTACTACAATTACCGAGACTACAACCCCACCGATGGCCGCTGGCTCACCCGCGACACGATCGGAGAAATTAGTGGTTATAATTTGTACAGATTTGTGAAAAATAGGATTAATATTAACCTTGATTTTATAGGGCTGGAAGAAGATTCGAGAGGTACGGACTATGATGCAGCAGCACCACGTCCAGGGTCAAAAAAATGTATAGGTTTCTTTGAAATAGAATATCCATCTATGGTTGGTGATTTAACACAAGAACAACTGGATCAACTAGATGCTGAAATTAAAAGGATTAATAATATTGTAGATAAAAAATCAAGAAAATGCTATATCGTGTTTTTGAGAAGAGAACCAATTAATACTGAATCTATTAAAGATTTACCATGGCTTGCAGATAGAGCGTTCCTTATGGCTCATACAGGAAAATGTTCTAATGGAGATATTTTGGTTAATTCTGGAGGAAAGGTAATTAGAGTTCCTAATAGAGAGCCGATAGTATATATTATAGGTTGTCATAGGGCTACTGAAGTAAATGGTGGAAAAACAATTCCTATTAGTGGAGCAATGCAAATGTTAATAAATAAATTAAAAGAAATAAAAGGAAAAGATTATTGCCCTTGTGAAGAAAAAATCCTAATTACAGGAGGCAGTAAAGATTCAGGTTATTATTAA
- a CDS encoding RHS repeat-associated core domain-containing protein codes for MINKQNKNNGMEDGMSSMDAHSSSWMPGDQFDAPLSRARFNGNFAQQNQFEDYLDSGSDSSDSGTSSYSDWFEFGSGSGDSSDSSDSSYGGDYWDDSSSSSDSLESSSAHSSSSESTDSTSCSPPEEGCCNPECCDGDDGDTEDSIPIEGAGEDPGGCDGEGQIAANPDAPLPDQNSPAPQAFPVSGNRARARSATASSLYPLLLRYSHPMEWRAFYKDGDVRIRKPSGKELYFQHVIGTSKAKRSGTTRSTTSLVRLLNDDGTDCVSKSPGLICLAVGNGSELTFSVKTGLLVSMRSRAGVVTTMEEFKKRLKIEHYGPDGAITSVWTARGGLVTVEYLTTGLKIRKYARSQVYEALGSWHTEGEPYRTWDIRRFKDGGETVTETRSRYRNLPEQVRQKRTAGDDIVIITGEGSERIYESTVRRPMGGNLWERLKMVRRAGDSIPATSSREILEYTDGGWRTLSRTEGYGSEGAITTEYDYDNYRVSLETTTGAGTTRYEYDSEGRVKKTVSPWGRGGRREVMTSYKTGGRFNETRPSVVQEDIVDAKGNRKTLSKKVYSYADGNLVLRTTVTETALGVSGSRTTVEEFYGPEAEPSFARGRMKMRRGPDGVETWYTYEDMGEELLEAEPDSSSSSSDSSASESASSGSSSESSASESSASESSSESSASESSDSESSSESSSECGEPSFQAVLKAAAVSWPVPVRGVRWIKTTEMRVNGAPVSGKSTRTVEYISGDETIRRREEYAHTGLAWSLVSRERYEYDEEGRLVRTERADGRVRTVESMMCSGPLKEIDFDGITTLYSYNSARQLTEMIRSGTETTPETVVSYVRDAQGRVLEEWRSVGAMNTVRYAKYDTMGRMIWQKDELGRVTSWYYSGDGSTVTKTLPSGGIVRTETNEDGSVYTEGGTGSTVLKYEYELTAGGLRTTKMSQDLVEIPSSSLPEDPWTPISRDTVNGFGEIVVQEVPNTLGGWVSTVNSYNSKGFLVSFRTASEAETRVEYDVFGIQNKQIIVLNEQNPASTVSNRIKAMSWRYENRSGSVYRVTEDTVWNAAGAPLTTKTASLVSSLDFLSRDMVVTDVRGMVSRRWTMLGTGPERFERAQSPSSSIIAETRIVDGFVTRSRDAAGITVIQTRSYRQNGIQVKTTDGRGNTTVEDQNVLGWTLKTTDAAGNATEIVYDLGAGKPASIVDAAGKTSFFEYDQRGRTVAEYGTAFQPALYEYDEMNRIAGLTTYGAPGETITGNPKNLPNGRKTLWGYHFGSGLLTVKYDPMFNKSEVYAYDALNRLETKNNHQAQGAVRYAYAPLTGELVEVTYEDGTPGISFEYNLLGQPVSVTDASGTRTVTYNAYGKQETESLEIGGCHYILKETRDGLGRSSGYKLTRDPSAGFDDVDTLLDVYLTYRADGRLGTAGVRLGEGTRTYTYSYLSGSNLLSSVSLPFGLERRYSYEPRRNLLTGITHRTTSGTELVSRTQSYDAVGRPVERTQWRAGEETRCDSFGYNARSELTQTSLGSLGSYGYDYDNNGNRCTSTDVSGTTNYQPNRLDQYTSIERPDKSMVTPEYDNVGNQLKVVTETGEWSLVWNAERRPVTWTSADGKTVVTSAYDSMGRRCRRQVRVNGTLTRDERYLYRGYLRIATLDALNGDALVHAILWDPSEPEATRPLGLTTSDGTHYSYGHDFTKNVTEMLDETGRLVASYEYDPYGRTVIESGSCGHANPLGFSSEITDRETGTMYYNYRDYNPTDGRWLTRDPIGENGGRNLYGFSRVNPIMLTDQRGLNVSIRNTKDALGFHWKICVTNWEISDSETNKDTCCCNNKKYIKNVKEYCIGFGPKEMSRMKPSSNPSSKITSRFPIGEKANQTPVPPEMQNVNNESANGVIHEDNEADNCTGNQPGHLPDIETTCQEDINIKVYFMGQNEQTANYIIIGGKSNCRWYAYYVYNYVIKNIINPMRR; via the coding sequence ATGATCAATAAGCAGAATAAAAACAATGGCATGGAAGATGGCATGTCTTCCATGGATGCTCATTCCTCTTCCTGGATGCCGGGAGACCAATTTGATGCTCCTCTGTCCAGAGCGCGTTTTAACGGAAACTTCGCTCAGCAAAACCAGTTTGAGGATTATTTGGATAGCGGAAGCGATTCGAGCGATTCCGGCACTTCCAGTTACTCGGACTGGTTTGAGTTCGGCAGCGGCTCGGGGGATTCCAGTGATTCGAGCGATTCAAGCTATGGCGGCGATTATTGGGACGATTCTTCGTCTTCCAGCGATTCCCTCGAAAGCAGCAGCGCACACTCCTCTTCATCGGAATCTACCGACTCGACGAGTTGTTCCCCGCCTGAAGAAGGGTGCTGCAACCCCGAGTGCTGTGACGGAGACGACGGCGATACCGAGGACTCAATTCCCATCGAAGGAGCCGGAGAAGACCCCGGAGGCTGCGATGGCGAAGGCCAGATTGCCGCGAACCCCGATGCGCCTCTTCCCGATCAGAATTCTCCGGCCCCGCAAGCTTTCCCTGTTTCCGGAAACCGTGCCCGTGCCCGCTCGGCAACGGCTTCTTCTCTGTATCCTCTGCTCCTGCGCTACAGCCACCCGATGGAATGGAGGGCTTTCTACAAGGACGGTGACGTCCGGATCAGGAAACCCTCCGGCAAGGAACTTTATTTCCAGCATGTCATCGGGACGTCGAAGGCGAAACGTTCCGGTACGACCAGAAGCACCACGTCTCTTGTCCGCCTGCTCAATGACGACGGAACGGACTGCGTTAGCAAAAGCCCGGGCTTGATCTGCCTGGCCGTGGGCAACGGTTCCGAACTGACCTTTTCCGTAAAAACCGGGCTCTTGGTAAGCATGCGCTCCCGGGCCGGAGTTGTCACGACAATGGAAGAATTCAAAAAACGCCTCAAAATTGAACATTACGGCCCGGATGGAGCCATTACATCCGTCTGGACGGCGCGGGGCGGCCTTGTCACGGTGGAATATCTTACCACCGGTCTTAAAATCAGGAAATATGCCCGTTCCCAGGTGTACGAAGCCCTGGGTAGCTGGCACACGGAAGGTGAACCGTACCGCACATGGGATATCCGTCGCTTCAAAGACGGCGGAGAAACTGTGACGGAAACCCGCTCCCGTTACCGCAACCTGCCTGAACAGGTTCGCCAGAAACGCACCGCTGGAGATGACATCGTCATCATCACCGGTGAAGGCAGTGAAAGAATTTATGAATCCACCGTCCGCAGACCTATGGGAGGCAACCTCTGGGAACGGCTCAAAATGGTACGCCGGGCCGGAGATTCGATCCCTGCAACCAGTTCGCGCGAAATCCTGGAATACACGGATGGAGGCTGGAGAACTCTGAGCCGGACGGAAGGATATGGCTCCGAAGGCGCGATTACGACGGAATACGACTACGACAACTACCGGGTTTCACTTGAAACGACCACCGGAGCCGGCACGACCCGTTATGAATACGACTCCGAAGGCCGGGTGAAGAAAACCGTCTCCCCGTGGGGACGCGGCGGACGGCGGGAAGTGATGACTTCGTATAAAACGGGAGGACGTTTCAATGAAACGCGTCCGTCCGTCGTCCAGGAAGACATCGTGGATGCGAAAGGCAACCGCAAAACGCTCAGTAAAAAAGTCTATTCCTACGCAGACGGCAATCTCGTCCTGCGTACGACCGTGACGGAAACCGCCCTCGGTGTTTCCGGATCCCGTACCACCGTGGAAGAATTCTACGGACCTGAGGCGGAACCTTCCTTCGCTCGCGGCAGAATGAAGATGAGGCGCGGCCCGGACGGTGTGGAAACCTGGTATACTTACGAAGACATGGGGGAAGAACTCCTGGAAGCGGAACCCGATTCTTCCTCGTCGTCCAGTGACTCGTCCGCGTCGGAAAGCGCTTCGAGCGGCTCATCTTCCGAGTCCTCCGCGTCGGAAAGCTCGGCCAGCGAGTCGTCTTCGGAATCCTCCGCGTCGGAAAGTTCTGACAGTGAATCATCATCCGAATCGTCCTCGGAATGCGGAGAACCTTCCTTCCAAGCCGTTTTGAAAGCCGCTGCAGTCTCCTGGCCGGTTCCCGTTCGCGGTGTCCGCTGGATCAAAACGACGGAAATGCGCGTCAACGGCGCTCCCGTCTCCGGCAAGAGTACGCGCACCGTGGAATACATCTCGGGCGACGAAACGATCCGTCGCCGGGAAGAATACGCCCACACCGGCCTGGCCTGGTCCCTCGTCTCCCGTGAACGGTACGAATACGATGAAGAAGGCAGGCTCGTCCGGACGGAACGCGCCGATGGCCGTGTCCGGACGGTGGAATCCATGATGTGCAGCGGCCCGCTGAAGGAAATCGACTTCGACGGTATAACCACGCTTTACAGCTACAATTCGGCACGGCAGCTTACGGAAATGATTCGTTCCGGCACGGAAACAACCCCGGAAACCGTCGTCAGCTACGTCCGCGATGCCCAGGGGCGTGTCCTTGAGGAATGGCGCAGCGTCGGCGCGATGAATACGGTGCGGTATGCCAAGTACGATACCATGGGCCGCATGATCTGGCAGAAGGATGAACTGGGACGCGTTACCTCCTGGTACTATTCCGGAGACGGATCCACAGTGACGAAAACCCTCCCCTCCGGCGGTATCGTCCGGACGGAAACGAATGAAGACGGCTCCGTATACACCGAAGGCGGCACGGGAAGTACGGTCTTGAAATACGAGTATGAACTGACGGCCGGCGGATTGAGGACGACGAAAATGTCGCAGGATCTTGTCGAGATTCCTTCCTCGTCTCTCCCGGAAGATCCCTGGACCCCCATTTCCCGCGACACGGTCAACGGTTTCGGTGAAATCGTCGTCCAGGAAGTGCCCAATACCCTGGGAGGATGGGTTTCTACGGTTAACAGTTACAATTCCAAGGGATTCCTCGTGTCCTTCCGCACCGCCTCCGAAGCGGAAACCAGGGTGGAATACGATGTCTTCGGAATACAAAATAAACAAATTATTGTTTTAAATGAACAAAATCCAGCCAGTACGGTGTCAAACCGTATTAAGGCTATGTCATGGCGTTATGAAAACCGGAGCGGGAGCGTGTACCGCGTCACCGAAGACACCGTCTGGAACGCGGCGGGTGCTCCGTTGACGACGAAGACGGCCTCGCTTGTCTCTTCTCTGGACTTCTTGTCCAGGGATATGGTCGTGACGGATGTGCGCGGCATGGTCTCGCGCCGCTGGACGATGCTGGGAACGGGCCCGGAACGCTTCGAACGGGCACAGTCGCCTTCTTCTTCCATCATCGCGGAAACGCGCATAGTGGACGGTTTTGTGACGCGCTCAAGGGATGCGGCGGGAATTACCGTTATCCAGACTCGCAGCTACCGCCAGAACGGCATCCAGGTGAAAACCACCGATGGGCGCGGCAACACGACCGTCGAGGATCAGAACGTTCTCGGCTGGACGCTGAAAACGACGGATGCGGCAGGCAACGCCACGGAAATCGTCTACGATCTCGGCGCGGGCAAACCCGCCAGCATCGTCGACGCCGCAGGCAAGACCTCGTTCTTCGAATACGACCAGCGCGGCCGTACCGTTGCGGAATACGGCACAGCCTTCCAGCCCGCTCTCTACGAATACGACGAAATGAACCGCATCGCCGGATTGACGACCTACGGCGCACCCGGGGAAACTATTACCGGCAACCCGAAAAACCTTCCGAATGGCCGCAAAACCCTCTGGGGTTATCACTTCGGTTCCGGTCTCCTGACGGTCAAGTACGACCCCATGTTCAACAAGTCGGAAGTCTACGCCTATGATGCGCTCAATCGGCTGGAAACCAAAAATAATCACCAAGCGCAAGGAGCGGTCCGGTACGCCTACGCACCTCTGACGGGGGAACTCGTGGAAGTAACTTACGAAGACGGGACTCCGGGGATCTCTTTCGAGTACAACCTCCTCGGCCAGCCTGTTTCCGTGACGGATGCTTCCGGGACCCGCACCGTGACTTACAACGCCTACGGGAAACAGGAAACGGAAAGCCTGGAGATAGGAGGATGTCATTATATCCTCAAGGAAACGCGCGACGGACTCGGCCGTTCATCGGGCTACAAGCTCACCCGCGACCCCTCGGCCGGTTTCGACGACGTGGACACCTTGCTTGACGTCTACCTGACCTACCGGGCGGACGGCCGTCTGGGAACGGCGGGGGTGCGACTGGGAGAAGGCACGCGGACCTATACCTACAGCTACCTGTCGGGAAGCAACCTGCTCTCGAGCGTATCGCTGCCTTTCGGACTGGAGCGCCGGTATAGCTACGAACCCCGTCGCAACCTGTTGACGGGGATTACCCATAGAACGACGTCGGGAACCGAGCTGGTCTCCCGGACGCAAAGCTACGACGCCGTAGGGCGCCCCGTGGAACGCACGCAGTGGCGCGCCGGGGAAGAAACGCGGTGTGACAGCTTCGGCTACAATGCCCGCAGTGAACTGACGCAGACAAGCCTCGGCAGCCTGGGAAGTTATGGCTACGACTACGACAACAACGGGAACCGCTGCACCTCCACGGATGTCTCCGGTACGACAAATTACCAGCCGAATAGGCTGGACCAGTACACGAGCATCGAACGTCCGGACAAGAGCATGGTGACACCCGAATACGATAACGTAGGCAACCAGCTCAAGGTGGTGACGGAAACAGGGGAATGGTCGCTTGTCTGGAACGCGGAACGCCGTCCCGTGACATGGACGAGCGCCGATGGGAAAACCGTGGTCACCAGTGCTTACGATTCCATGGGGCGCCGCTGCCGCCGCCAGGTGCGTGTCAACGGCACGCTGACGCGGGACGAACGCTACCTGTACCGGGGCTACCTGCGCATCGCCACGCTCGACGCATTGAATGGAGATGCCCTGGTGCATGCGATTCTGTGGGATCCGTCGGAACCGGAGGCCACGCGCCCGCTGGGTCTGACGACGTCCGATGGAACACACTACAGCTATGGTCACGATTTCACGAAAAACGTGACGGAAATGCTCGACGAAACGGGAAGACTCGTGGCAAGCTACGAGTATGACCCCTATGGTCGCACGGTCATCGAAAGCGGTTCTTGTGGCCACGCAAATCCGCTAGGTTTTTCCAGCGAAATAACCGACCGTGAAACAGGTACCATGTACTATAATTACCGAGACTACAACCCCACTGACGGTCGCTGGCTCACCCGCGATCCTATCGGGGAAAATGGAGGACGTAATTTGTACGGGTTTTCTAGAGTAAATCCCATTATGCTTACGGATCAGAGAGGGTTAAATGTTAGTATTCGCAACACAAAAGATGCGTTGGGGTTTCACTGGAAAATTTGCGTAACAAATTGGGAAATTTCAGATTCAGAAACAAATAAAGACACATGTTGCTGTAATAATAAAAAGTATATAAAAAATGTAAAAGAATATTGTATAGGATTTGGTCCTAAAGAAATGTCGAGGATGAAGCCATCGTCTAATCCATCATCAAAAATAACATCACGATTTCCAATTGGAGAAAAAGCAAATCAAACACCTGTTCCACCAGAAATGCAAAATGTTAATAATGAATCTGCAAATGGGGTGATCCATGAGGACAATGAAGCTGATAATTGCACAGGAAATCAACCTGGTCATTTACCTGATATAGAAACAACTTGTCAGGAAGATATAAATATAAAGGTATATTTTATGGGTCAAAATGAACAAACAGCTAATTATATTATAATAGGTGGGAAAAGCAATTGCAGATGGTATGCATATTATGTATATAATTATGTTATCAAAAACATTATAAATCCAATGAGAAGATAA
- a CDS encoding ATP-binding protein, whose amino-acid sequence MAPLDITLISLLTLAVGAWAYREGIFSMQMKLQRKKYADLEKSSARSKEHFVSDRQAVLEAMGDAFLVADRHGRVLIANRAASVLLGESGRVGGNVFLSPEHETLHQFYREIFRNCDPVSQKITVSIGEGQGGSGSEKVLQVVSTPLQEDLNQIGILFHDITEEHRTMTVRRDFVANASHELRTPLTIIHGYLENLLEDDDIAADAAMRKRILGMMQRHCKRIIRIVEDMLMISKLENSENLLKRTLFDLGTCVEDVIGRLETMAHEKQATIRVELDRTPFMIYGDMFYWTQILFNLIENAIKQNLEPGLTVTVKAGVRDGKTVISVSDNGIGIPVSHLPYIFNRFYRVETAHSQQIKGTGLGLSIVRRAVEAHQGTIDVASIPGVETCFTIVLPQLPAPSPSAS is encoded by the coding sequence GTGGCTCCCTTGGACATTACCCTGATTTCCCTGCTTACCCTTGCCGTTGGCGCTTGGGCCTATCGCGAGGGTATCTTTTCCATGCAGATGAAACTGCAGCGGAAGAAGTATGCCGACCTGGAAAAATCGTCCGCCCGTTCCAAGGAACATTTTGTTTCCGACCGGCAAGCCGTTCTAGAAGCCATGGGTGACGCATTTCTCGTAGCTGACAGGCACGGACGGGTTTTGATCGCCAACAGAGCGGCAAGCGTACTTTTGGGTGAATCGGGCCGTGTCGGAGGCAATGTCTTCCTTTCTCCCGAGCACGAAACACTCCACCAGTTCTACCGGGAAATCTTTCGCAACTGCGATCCCGTCAGTCAGAAAATTACCGTTTCGATCGGAGAAGGGCAGGGCGGTTCCGGTTCGGAGAAGGTTCTTCAGGTCGTCTCCACTCCCTTGCAGGAAGATCTCAACCAGATCGGTATCCTTTTTCACGATATTACCGAGGAACACAGGACGATGACTGTTCGCCGGGACTTTGTGGCCAATGCCTCCCACGAGTTGAGGACTCCCCTGACGATCATCCACGGCTATTTGGAAAACCTTCTTGAGGACGACGATATCGCCGCCGATGCCGCCATGCGCAAACGCATTCTGGGCATGATGCAAAGACACTGCAAGCGTATCATCCGGATTGTGGAAGACATGCTCATGATTTCCAAACTGGAAAATTCGGAGAACCTTCTCAAACGTACTCTCTTTGACCTCGGCACCTGCGTAGAGGATGTCATTGGCCGTTTGGAGACAATGGCTCATGAAAAACAAGCTACCATCCGCGTCGAACTGGATCGCACTCCTTTCATGATCTATGGTGACATGTTCTATTGGACGCAAATCCTCTTCAACCTCATTGAAAACGCCATCAAGCAAAACCTGGAGCCTGGCCTGACCGTTACCGTCAAGGCGGGCGTCCGGGACGGCAAAACGGTCATCAGCGTCTCGGACAATGGCATCGGGATTCCCGTTTCCCATCTGCCTTACATTTTCAATCGTTTTTACCGGGTGGAAACGGCGCATTCCCAGCAGATCAAAGGTACCGGACTTGGCCTTTCGATTGTTCGCCGGGCTGTGGAAGCCCATCAGGGGACGATTGACGTAGCCAGCATTCCCGGTGTGGAAACCTGCTTCACGATCGTGCTCCCTCAATTGCCCGCTCCCTCTCCTTCCGCTTCCTGA
- a CDS encoding response regulator transcription factor, which yields MERILIVEDDLDIAELVEINLVRKGYDVVKAHDGMEGLDVALKTAPDLIILDVMMPKKDGFSLYKDLRRDPRTSSVPVLFLTARAQLDDKISGLELGADDYVTKPFSPKELVLRIQAILKRNQVKPGEVRVTCGPLSFDKNSFKFYLAGEPVDLTGTEFKLLLYLTERAGKTQDRNDLLRSVWGYSDEVHSRTLDTHMKRLRQKLEGYADMIETVRGVGYRLVEPSDS from the coding sequence ATGGAACGCATTCTCATCGTCGAAGATGACCTGGATATCGCGGAACTCGTTGAAATCAACCTCGTCCGTAAAGGTTACGATGTTGTCAAGGCTCACGACGGGATGGAAGGGCTGGACGTAGCGCTTAAAACCGCTCCCGACCTGATTATTCTGGATGTGATGATGCCGAAGAAAGACGGCTTCTCCCTTTACAAGGATTTGCGGCGCGACCCGCGCACATCTTCCGTCCCTGTCCTTTTTCTGACAGCTCGTGCACAACTGGACGACAAAATTTCCGGACTGGAACTCGGAGCTGACGATTATGTAACCAAACCCTTCAGCCCGAAGGAACTGGTGTTACGCATCCAGGCTATCCTGAAAAGAAACCAGGTCAAACCCGGTGAAGTCCGCGTTACTTGTGGCCCGCTTTCATTTGACAAAAATTCTTTCAAATTCTATCTCGCGGGCGAACCGGTCGATCTGACGGGGACGGAATTCAAACTCCTTCTCTACTTGACGGAGCGCGCCGGAAAGACTCAGGATCGCAATGACCTCCTCCGTTCTGTTTGGGGCTACAGCGACGAAGTCCATAGCCGTACGCTCGATACCCACATGAAGCGTCTCCGCCAAAAACTCGAAGGATATGCCGATATGATTGAAACTGTCCGCGGAGTAGGGTACCGTCTCGTGGAACCTTCCGATTCCTGA